A stretch of the Lolium perenne isolate Kyuss_39 chromosome 3, Kyuss_2.0, whole genome shotgun sequence genome encodes the following:
- the LOC139829740 gene encoding hexokinase-3-like: MDSWCEVDAVDLGGTSFRVLRVEVGAGSEIVNQKVEIQAIPEELMGTSEDLFNFVALTLKNFIEREDGKDEQKALGFTFSFPVRQNSVSSGSLIRWTKGFSVGDTVGKDVAQCLDEALARCGLNIRVTALVNDTVGTLALGHYYDEDTVAAVIIGAGTNACYVERTDAIIKCQGLLTNSGGMVVNMEWGNFWSSHLPRTPYDISLDDETQNHNDQGFEKMISGMYLGEIARLVLHRMAQESDVFGDDADSLSTPFILSTPFLAAMREDDSPDLSEVRRILQEHLKIQSAPLKTRRLVVKICDIVTHRAARLAAAGIVGILKKLGRDGSAGAASSSGRTRDQPKRTVVAIEGSLYQAYPVFKEYLDEALVEILGEEVARTVTLRVTEDGSGTGAALLAAVHSSNRQQGGGSI, translated from the exons ATGGATAGCTGGTGTGAGGTGGATGCCGTTGATCTTGGAGGAACGAGCTTCAGAGTCTTGAGGGTTGAAGTTGGTGCTGGGTCTGAAATCGTTAATCAGAAGGTTGAAATTCAAGCCATCCCTGAGGAATTGATGGGTACAAGTGAG GATTTATTCAACTTTGTTGCTTTGACTCTCAAGAATTTTATTGAAAGAGAAGATGGAAAAGATGAACAAAAGGCACTTGGTTTCACCTTTTCTTTCCCTGTTAGACAAAATTCAGTTTCTTCAGGGTCATTAATTAGGTGGACTAAGGGATTTTCAGTTGGAGACACG GTTGGGAAAGATGTTGCCCAGTGCTTAGATGAAGCGCTTGCTAGGTGTGGGTTAAATATTCGAGTTACTGCACTG GTGAACGATACTGTGGGGACATTAGCTCTAGGGCACTATTATGATGAGGATACAGTGGCTGCTGTGATCATAGGGGCTGGCACCAATGCTTGCTATGTCGAACGCACTGATGCAATTATCAAGTGCCAGGGTCTTCTTACAAACTCTGGAGGAATG GTAGTAAACATGGAGTGGGGGAATTTCTGGTCATCCCATTTGCCAAGAACTCCTTATGACATCTCTTTGGACGACGAGACACAAAATCACAATGATCAG GGCTTCGAGAAAATGATTTCAGGGATGTACCTTGGGGAAATTGCAAGGCTGGTACTCCATAGGATGGCTCAAGAATCAGATGTTTTTGGTGATGATGCCGATAGTCTATCAACCCCCTTCATTTTGAG CACACCATTTCTGGCTGCAATGCGCGAGGACGATTCACCCGATCTGAGTGAAGTCAGAAGAATACTTCAAGAACATCTGAAG ATCCAATCTGCCCCTCTAAAAACTAGGAGGCTGGTTGTCAAAATCTGCGACATCGTCACCCACAGAGCTGCCCGTCTTGCCGCTGCTGGCATCGTGGGcattctgaaaaagctgggccgcGATGGGAGCGCCGGTGCGGCCTCCTCGAGTGGAAGAACGAGAGACCAGCCAAAGCGGACGGTGGTCGCGATTGAAGGCAGCTTGTACCAGGCATACCCGGTGTTCAAGGAGTACCTGGACGAAGCCCTGGTGGAGATCCTTGGAGAGGAGGTGGCGCGGACCGTCACACTGCGGGTGACGGAGGATGGGTCAGGGACCGGAGCCGCTTTGCTCGCCGCGGTACACTCGTCGAATAGACAACAAGGAGGAGGTTCGATATAG